The proteins below come from a single Ochotona princeps isolate mOchPri1 chromosome 13, mOchPri1.hap1, whole genome shotgun sequence genomic window:
- the IFIT5 gene encoding LOW QUALITY PROTEIN: interferon-induced protein with tetratricopeptide repeats 5 (The sequence of the model RefSeq protein was modified relative to this genomic sequence to represent the inferred CDS: inserted 1 base in 1 codon; deleted 1 base in 1 codon) produces MDFVFDSEISKDSLKAILLELECHFTWNLLKEDIDLHDVEDSTGQQLEFLTSKSRLALHNLLAYVKHLKGQSKDALKCLEKAEDVIQKEHPAEKGVCSLVIWGNYAWVSYHIDQFEDAQKYIDRVRNVCRKLSSPSNYKLEHPKIDCEKGWALLKFGGKYYQRAKAAFEKALEAEPDNAEFNVGYALTVYWLDDFDREGPVKSFSLGPLRKAIALNPGNTYIKVFLALKLQDVHAEAEGEGYIEEILNQTTSQXYVLRYAAKFYRRKKSWDKALELLKEALEVTPSSPFLHHQMGLCYRAQMIQIKKATHNRPKGKNKLKVDELIQSAIFHFRVAVEQDSMFVFAYMDLANMYAEGGQYSNAEDIFQKALHLEHIIDDHKQQIHYQYGCFHEFHCKSEYAAIHCYLEALKVKGRPSLHMKETSALKKLATKRLYHNALDVLSLSALGFVYKLEGETRRAIEYYQKSLKIDPENEEFLTAVCELQLSI; encoded by the exons ATGGATTTTGTCTTTGACAGTGAAATTTCCAAAGATTCCTTGAAGGCCATACTGTTGGAATTAGAATGTCACTTTACATGGAATTTGCTTAAGGAAGACATTGACCTACATGATGTGGAAGACTCAACTGGGCAGCAGCTTGAATTTCTTACCTCAAAATCCAGGCTTGCTCTTCATAACTTACTGGCATATGTGAAACACCTAAAAGGACAAAGTAAGGATGCCCTCAAGTgcttggaaaaagcagaagatgtaATCCAAAAAGAACACCCAGCTGAAAAGGGAGTGTGTagtctggtcatttggggaaactATGCTTGGGTGTCTTATCACATAGACCAGTTTGAAGATGCTCAGAAGTATATAGACAGGGTAAGAAATGTCTGCAGAAAATTATCCAGT CCTTCTAACTATAAATTGGAGCATCCCAAAATTGACTGTGAGAAAGGATGGGCACTTTTGAAATTTGGAGGAAAGTATTACCAAAGGGCTAAAGCAGCTTTTGAGAAAGCTTTGGAAGCAGAACCTGACAATGCGGAGTTTAATGTAGGCTATGCCCTCACCGTGTACTGGCTGGACGATTTTGACAGAGAAGGGCCTGTGAAGAGCTTTTCTCTGGGACCCCTGAGGAAAGCCATTGCCCTTAACCCAGGGAACACCTACATCAAGGTTTTCCTGGCACTAAAGCTTCAAGATGTACATGCAGAAGCTGAAGGGGAAGGGTACATTGAAGAAATCCTGAACCAAACAACATCTC CTTATGTCCTTCGTTATGCAGCGAAATTCTACAGGAGAAAAAAGTCCTGGGACAAAGCTCTCGAACTTTTGAAGGAGGCCTTGGAGGTGACACCATCCTCACCTTTCCTGCATCACCAGATGGGACTTTGCTACAGGGCACAGATGATCCAAATCAAGAAGGCCACCCACAACAGACCTAAGGGAAAGAATAAACTGAAGGTAGATGAGCTGATTCAGTCTGCTATATTTCATTTCAGGGTGGCTGTGGAGCAAGACTCTATGTTTGTGTTTGCCTACATGGACCTGGCCAACATGTATGCTGAAGGGGGGCAGTACAGCAATGCTGAAGACATTTTCCAGAAAGCCCTCCATCTGGAGCACATCATCGATGATCACAAACAGCAGATCCACTACCAATATGGCTGCTTTCACGAGTTTCACTGTAAATCTGAGTATGCGGCCATCCATTGCTATTTAGAAGCCTTAAAGGTCAAAGGCAGACCATCCCTGCATATGAAAGAGACCAGTGCTCTGAAGAAATTGGCTACCAAGAGACTTTATCACAATGCTCTGGACGTACTGAGTTTAAGTGCCCTAGGATTTGTTTACAAGCTTGAGGGAGAAACGAGGCGAGCCATTGAGTATTACCAGAAGTCCCTAAAGATAGATCCAGAAAATGAAGAATTCCTTACTGCTGTCTGTGAGCTTCAACTTTCCATCTAA